The following are encoded together in the Paenibacillus sp. genome:
- the nirD gene encoding nitrite reductase small subunit NirD, translating into MAMGSAKPTAAKRIKLGNLSELPVGTGKTVRAGEFELAVFRLGDDTVRAVENRCPHKNGVLAEGMVSGHFVFCPMHDRKICLDDGLVQKPDDGCVRTFGTHVEDGVVWVDCE; encoded by the coding sequence ATGGCGATGGGGAGCGCGAAGCCGACTGCGGCGAAACGCATTAAACTTGGGAACTTGTCGGAACTGCCGGTAGGCACGGGGAAAACGGTGCGGGCGGGCGAATTCGAACTGGCCGTATTCCGGCTCGGCGACGACACGGTACGGGCGGTGGAAAACCGCTGCCCGCACAAGAACGGCGTACTGGCGGAGGGGATGGTCAGCGGACATTTCGTCTTCTGTCCGATGCACGATCGCAAAATTTGCCTCGACGACGGGCTCGTCCAGAAGCCGGACGACGGCTGCGTCCGCACCTTCGGAACGCACGTCGAAGACGGCGTCGTATGGGTGGACTGCGAATGA